The following are encoded in a window of Naumovozyma castellii chromosome 8, complete genome genomic DNA:
- the NCAS0H02210 gene encoding putative haloacid dehalogenase-like hydrolase (ancestral locus Anc_5.465), producing MGIGNWIKMTRLNSIHPIKAVVFDMDGTLCLPQPWMFPAMREAIGLHDKSVDILAYIDDMSTEEAKLEANRQLEEVEDRAMKQMEPQPGLVELLRFLTLNNMSKNICTRNVIKPVQYLISNFVPKEYSNFEYIVTRDFRPAKPNPDPLLHIAKQLKVHPNEIMMVGDSFDDMRSGRSAGCVTMLLNNHVNKYLLQDHQDLIDNSVDSLADIIGIITSANEN from the coding sequence ATGGGTATTGGGAACTGGATAAAAATGACAAGATTAAATAGTATACATCCCATTAAAGCTGTGGTTTTCGATATGGATGGAACTTTATGTCTGCCACAACCATGGATGTTCCCCGCAATGAGGGAAGCCATCGGCTTGCATGATAAATCTGTGGATATATTAGCCTATATTGACGATATGTCCACAGAAGAAGCTAAGTTGGAGGCTAATCGTCAATTAGAGGAAGTTGAGGACAGAGCAATGAAACAGATGGAGCCCCAACCTGGTCTAGTTGAATTATTAAGATTTTTAACGCTGAATAATATGAGTAAGAATATTTGTACGAGGAACGTTATTAAGCCAGTGCAATATCTGATATCAAATTTTGTACCTAAGgaatattccaattttgaatatattgtcACTAGAGATTTTAGACCTGCCAAGCCTAATCCGGATCCTCTATTACATATTGCTAAGCAATTAAAAGTTCACCcaaatgaaataatgaTGGTGGGTGATTCTTTTGATGATATGAGAAGTGGGAGATCTGCTGGTTGTGTTACTATGTTATTGAACAATCATGTCAATAAATATCTTTTACAAGATCACCAAGATTTGATCGATAATTCTGTGGATTCGTTAGCAGATAtaattggaattattacGAGTGCAAATGAAAATTAA
- the VPS17 gene encoding retromer subunit VPS17 (ancestral locus Anc_5.466): MTSTIPYDPFPEEEDNNPFSQHEREQEIQQESTPVQQDVDDNQPHSENVVNTDDHSKKEETKIAMKERINNKLKIVIKVTDVERIGKMAEKRENPIVVFDVSTNVRTFRSSTYKKRRKSYDEFKQIFKFLKGELIESFIPTLPIQYTNFGIINTEDHDKMIKNFQEWFDRVTMDPLVVRNQEFAYFIESDFGTYVPINKPTGQITGLKRRTLKQLAPPYDSVTDLAEFRPLVKSIYLLCQDIQEKLLRSNKTKKAMVRQEHAFGQGFIQLDEHNNLYKRFGKMLKAIGDVDSIIATMDMATLYDGIQWIVTDTYMIKEALTDRHLVMRELLQAQQNTKLKKDQATKSRTKRDSNPLKVGEAIENLEVASAKEEELTTQYERITENMSIERKEWLEWYDSWVKKTIKEYSLKKIEYERKKLALLERVRSDVRRADERGGLSRLGRDVTSTKGSDVSQSVEGDSWTGEIRHRSIDEVERVTHTEFDKTLEEDGLDDLESTSKVQEGQKDLLDARNAASLLGITSF; this comes from the coding sequence ATGACATCTACTATTCCCTATGATCCATTTCCAGAGGAGGAAGATAATAATCCCTTTAGTCAGCATGAAAGAGAACAGGAAATTCAACAAGAATCAACACCGGTACAACAAGATGTCGACGACAATCAGCCACATTCTGAAAATGTTGTAAATACGGATGACCATAGTAAGAAGGAGGAAACCAAAATTGCTATGAAGGAAAGAATCAACAATAAGTTGAAAATAGTAATCAAAGTCACTGATGTGGAAAGAATTGGTAAAATGGCAGAAAAGAGAGAAAACCCAATTGTAGTTTTTGATGTATCAACAAATGTTCGTACTTTCAGAAGCTCTACATATaaaaaaagaaggaaaagctatgatgaatttaaacaaatattcaaattcttgaaagGAGAATTGATTGAGTCGTTTATTCCGACTTTACCAATTCAATACACtaattttggaataattAACACCGAAGATCATGATAAGATGattaaaaatttccaagaatGGTTCGATAGGGTGACTATGGATCCTCTTGTGGTCCGTAACCAGGAGTTTGCTTATTTTATAGAAAGTGACTTTGGAACTTATGTCCCCATAAACAAACCGACCGGACAAATCACTGGACTTAAGAGAAGAACGCTGAAGCAATTGGCACCACCTTATGATAGTGTTACAGATTTGGCAGAATTTAGACCACTAGTGAAGTCTATTTATCTTTTATGTCaagatattcaagaaaagtTATTAAGATCCAATAAGACGAAGAAAGCAATGGTTCGACAAGAGCATGCATTTGGTCAAGGTTTTATTCAGTTAGATGAGCACAATAACCTTTACAAAAGATTCGGTAAAATGTTAAAGGCTATCGGTGATGTAGATAGTATTATAGCCACCATGGACATGGCAACTTTATACGATGGAATCCAATGGATCGTAACGGACACATATATGATTAAAGAAGCTTTGACAGATAGACATTTAGTAATGAGAGAATTACTTCAGGCACAACAAAATACTAAACTTAAGAAGGATCAAGCAACCAaatcaagaacaaaaagAGATAGCAATCCCTTAAAAGTGGGGGAAgctattgaaaatttggaagTGGCCTCAGCCAAGGAGGAGGAATTAACAACACAGTATGAAAGGATTACAGAGAATATGTCAATTGAAAGGAAAGAGTGGCTTGAATGGTACGACTCATGGGTCAAGAAGACTATTAAggaatattctttaaagaagatAGAATATGAACGTAAGAAATTAGCATTATTGGAGAGAGTACGCTCAGATGTTAGAAGAGCAGATGAGCGTGGTGGGTTATCACGTCTGGGACGTGATGTAACATCAACTAAAGGTAGCGATGTATCTCAAAGTGTTGAAGGTGATAGCTGGACAGGTGAGATCCGCCATCGAAGTATAGATGAAGTTGAAAGAGTGACGCATACAGAATTTGATAAGAcacttgaagaagatggtcTTGATGATCTTGAAAGTACTAGTAAGGTGCAAGAGGGACAAAAGGATCTTTTAGATGCACGCAATGCAGCATCTCTTTTGGGGATAACTAGTTTTTAA
- the EFT1 gene encoding elongation factor 2 (ancestral locus Anc_5.467): protein MVAFTVDQMRSLMDTVTNVRNMSVIAHVDHGKSTLTDSLVQKAGIISAAKAGEARFMDTRKDEQERGITIKSTAISLYSEMPDEDVKDIAQNTEGNAFLINLIDSPGHVDFSSEVTAALRVTDGALVVVDTVEGVCVQTETVLRQALGERIKPVVCINKVDRALLELQVSKEDLYQSFSRTVESVNVIISTYADEILGDVQVYPSKGTVAFGSGLHGWAFTIRQFAQRYAKKFGVDKVKMMERLWGDSYFNPKTKKWTNKETDADGKQLERAFNMFVLDPIFRLFAAIMNFKKDEIPVLLEKLEINLKGDEKDQEGKALLKTVMKKFLPAADALLEMIVMNLPSPVTAQAYRAEQLYEGPADDANCMAIKRCDPKADLMLYVSKMVPTSDKGRFYAFGRVFAGTVRSGQKVRIQGPNYVPGKKDDLFVKAIQRVVLMMGRFVEPIDDCPAGNIIGLVGIDQFLLKSGTLTTDETAHNMKVMKFSVSPVVQVAVEVKNANDLPKLVEGLKRLSKSDPCVLTYMAETGEHIVAGTGELHLEICLQDLENDHAGVPLKISPPVVAYRETVETESSQTALSKSPNKHNRIYLKAEPIEEEVSLAIESGKINPRDDLKARARVMADEFGWDVTDARKIWCFGPDGNGPNLVVDQTKAVQYLNEIKDSVVAAFQWATKEGPIFGEQMRSVRVNILDVTLHADAIHRGGGQIIPTMRRATYAGFLLAEPKIQEPVFLVEIQCPESAVGGIYSVLNKKRGQVVSEEQRPGTPLFTVKAYLPVNESFGFTGELRQATGGQAFPQMVFDHWATLGSDPLDPTSKAGEIVTAARKRHGMKEVVPGWQEYYDKL, encoded by the coding sequence ATGGTTGCTTTCACTGTCGACCAAATGCGTTCTTTAATGGACACTGTTACCAATGTTCGTAACATGTCCGTTATTGCTCACGTCGATCATGGTAAGTCTACTTTGACCGATTCTCTAGTCCAAAAGGCTGGTATTATCTCCGCTGCTAAGGCTGGTGAAGCCCGTTTCATGGATACCAGAAAGgatgaacaagaaagagGTATTACTATTAAGTCTACCGCTATTTCTTTATACTCTGAAATGCCAGATGAAGATGTTAAGGATATTGCTCAAAATACCGAAGGTAACGCTTTCTTAATTAACTTGATTGATTCCCCAGGTCACGttgatttttcttcagaagtTACTGCCGCTTTAAGAGTCACTGATGGTGCTTTAGTTGTCGTTGATACCGTTGAAGGTGTCTGTGTGCAAACTGAAACTGTCTTGAGACAAGCTTTAGGTGAAAGAATTAAGCCTGTTGTCTGTATTAACAAGGTTGACAGAGCTTTATTGGAATTGCAAGTTTCCAAGGAAGATTTATACCAATCTTTCTCCAGAACTGTTGAATCCGTTAACGTTATCATCTCCACTTATGCTGATGAAATCTTAGGTGACGTTCAAGTCTACCCATCCAAGGGTACCGTGGCTTTCGGTTCCGGTTTACACGGTTGGGCTTTCACCATTCGTCAATTTGCTCAAAGATACGCTAAGAAGTTTGGTGTTGACAAGGTCAAGATGATGGAAAGATTATGGGGTGATTCTTACTTCAACCCAAAGACTAAGAAGTGGACTAACAAGGAAACTGATGCTGATGGTAAGCAATTGGAAAGAGCTTTCAACATGTTTGTCTTGGACCCAATCTTCAGATTATTTGCTGCTATTATGAACTTCAAGAAGGATGAAATTCCAGTCTTGttagaaaaattggaaattaacTTGAAGGGTGACGAAAAGGACCAAGAAGGTAAGGCTTTGTTGAAGACTGTCATGAAGAAGTTCTTGCCAGCTGCTGATGCCCTATTGGAAATGATTGTTATGAACTTACCATCTCCAGTTACTGCTCAAGCTTACAGAGCTGAACAATTATACGAAGGTCCAGCTGATGATGCTAACTGTATGGCTATCAAGAGATGTGATCCAAAGGCTGACTTGATGTTGTACGTTTCCAAGATGGTGCCAACCTCTGATAAGGGTAGATTCTACGCTTTCGGTAGAGTTTTCGCTGGTACTGTTAGGTCTGGTCAAAAGGTTAGAATTCAAGGTCCAAACTACGTTCCAGGTAAGAAGGATGATTTATTCGTCAAGGCTATTCAAAGAGTTGTCTTAATGATGGGTAGATTCGTTGAACCAATCGATGACTGTCCAGCTGGTAACATTATTGGTTTAGTCGGTATCGATCAATTCTTATTGAAGAGTGGTACTTTGACCACTGATGAAACTGCTCACAACATGAAGGTGATGAAGTTCTCTGTCTCCCCAGTTGTGCAAGTTGCCGTTGAAGTTAAGAACGCTAACGATTTACCAAAATTGGTTGAAGGTTTGAAGAGATTGTCCAAGTCTGATCCATGTGTCTTGACATACATGGCTGAAACTGGTGAACATATTGTTGCTGGTACTGGTGAATtacatttggaaatttgtCTACAAGATTTAGAAAACGATCATGCTGGTgttccattgaagatttctCCACCTGTCGTTGCTTACAGAGAAACTGTGGAAACTGAATCCTCTCAAACCGCTTTGTCCAAGTCTCCAAACAAGCATAACAGAATCTACTTGAAGGCTGAaccaattgaagaagaagtctCCTTGGCCATTGAAAGTGGTAAGATCAACCCAAGAGATGATCTAAAGGCTAGAGCCAGAGTCATGGCTGATGAATTCGGCTGGGACGTGACTGATGCCAGAAAGATCTGGTGTTTCGGTCCAGACGGTAACGGTCCAAATTTGGTTGTTGACCAAACCAAGGCTGTTCAATACTTGAACGAAATCAAGGATTCCGTTGTTGCTGCCTTCCAATGGGCCACCAAGGAAGGTCCAATCTTCGGTGAACAAATGAGATCCGTCAGAGTCAACATCTTGGATGTCACTTTACATGCCGATGCTATCCACAGAGGTGGTGGACAAATCATTCCAACCATGAGAAGAGCCACCTATGCTGGTTTCTTATTGGCTGAACCAAAGATTCAAGAACCTGTTTTCTTAGTTGAAATCCAATGTCCTGAATCCGCCGTCGGTGGTATCTACTCCGTCttgaacaagaagagaGGTCAAGTTGTCTCTGAAGAACAAAGACCAGGTACTCCATTGTTTACCGTCAAGGCTTACTTGCCCGTCAACGAATCCTTCGGTTTCACCGGTGAATTAAGACAAGCCACTGGTGGTCAAGCTTTCCCACAAATGGTGTTTGACCATTGGGCTACTTTAGGTAGTGATCCATTGGACCCAACCTCCAAGGCTGGTGAGATCGTCACTGCTGCCCGTAAGAGACACGGTATGAAGGAGGTTGTTCCAGGCTGGCAAGAGTACTACGACAAGTTGTAG
- the BAG7 gene encoding GTPase-activating protein BAG7 (ancestral locus Anc_5.471) — MDMTAREDTYTHTYMDGRIHGGPAAHTVYIYKSTNADHTTMSRPIPIRCKTTSNMASAAVIDMENTSNEANGSGSSFQMLGSPNRAHVRDVLATSPAPSSQFKSFRDNFINTQNVFTGDIFGVPLDKSLQHAHAKVVVQTDLLKLGDIPVVVAKCGAYLKAHGLKTNGIFRKAGNNKRVKELQAIFSTPPEYGFEFSDWDNYTIHDVATLLRRYLNNLTEPLISLNLYDAFRKPLKSRPRVLRFLDKQHQLQDGTTTNAELSSIVPSSLSLSLLEKGDIADDDIDMETDEEDRHSMKKIRYKKRVARDIRESLDEYQELFGLLSENSRNLTIYLLDLLSLFARSSELNLMNARNLSAIFQPCLLSHPEHDMEPKEYELSRQVIEFLIVYSFKLLPELLKVKRTTPLSPTHDSTHNKGFLSPITSPVGFGHSLMKIHGSSKNSSSNKVHIVEKKSPSKSMDSSISSTSKKSGKLFPWLHKSAVLSDSIITEGEDDSDLSPRLEEDDPLATHTRSPPHAIAADAKLLSPTKIHKTHSNTDDAEGKRRGSWFAKFRRGSNSSNSK; from the coding sequence ATGGATATGACAGCCAGGGAAGATACATACACACATACATACATGGACGGACGAATACATGGTGGACCAGCTGCACACACcgtatatatatataagagCACCAACGCTGACCACACAACAATGTCCCGCCCGATCCCTATACGTTGCAAGACTACGAGTAATATGGCTAGTGCCGCGGTTATCGACATGGAGAACACGAGTAACGAGGCGAACGGTAGTGGTAGCTCGTTCCAAATGCTGGGCAGTCCCAACCGTGCCCATGTGAGGGACGTCTTGGCTACTTCGCCGGCGCCAAGCTCACAGTTTAAGAGTTTCAGAGACAATTTCATAAATACACAGAACGTCTTTACCGGGGACATATTTGGTGTTCCGCTGGATAAATCGCTGCAACACGCTCATGCAAAGGTCGTTGTGCAAACAGATCTTTTGAAACTGGGCGATATTCCTGTGGTGGTGGCTAAATGCGGAGCTTATTTGAAAGCGCACGGATTGAAGacaaatggaatatttagGAAAGCAGGTAATAATAAGCGTGTGAAGGAATTACAAGCTATATTCAGTACACCGCCGGAATATGGGTTTGAGTTTAGTGATTGGGACAATTACACGATTCATGACGTGGCTACTTTGTTACGAAGgtatttgaataatctAACTGAACCgttgatttctttgaatttgtaTGACGCCTTTAGGAAGCCGCTGAAGAGTAGACCCAGAGTATTGAGGTTTTTGGACAAGCAACACCAATTGCAGGATGGGACAACGACAAATGCAGAACTGAGTAGTATAGTCCCTTCTTCATTGTCGCTATCGTTATTGGAAAAGGGAGACATAGCAGATGACGATATTGACATGGAGACGGATGAAGAAGACCGTCATAGCATGAAGAAAATACGCTATAAGAAACGCGTGGCAAGAGATATACGGGAGTCATTAGATGAATATCAGGAATTATTCGGACTCCTGTCAGagaattcaagaaatttaacCATATATTTACTCGACTTGTTAAGTCTGTTTGCTCGAAGTTCTGAACTAAACCTAATGAATGCAAGAAATTTAAGTGCCATTTTCCAACCATGTCTCCTATCACATCCGGAACACGATATGGAACCCAAGGAATATGAACTTTCCAGACAAGTTATCGAATTCTTAATAgtttattctttcaaattacTACCGGAACTGTTGAAAGTGAAAAGAACAACCCCATTATCACCTACTCATGACAGCACTCACAATAAAGGGTTTCTTTCACCCATAACCTCCCCGGTCGGATTTGGTCATTCCCTTATGAAAATACATGGCTCGTCCAAAAATTCAAGTTCCAATAAAGTACACATTGTGGAAAAGAAAAGCCCCTCCAAATCCATGGATTCTAGTATATCTTCCACTTCCAAGAAATCGGGCAAACTCTTCCCCTGGCTGCATAAATCAGCCGTTCTGAGTGACTCGATCATTACAGAGGGAGAGGATGATTCAGACTTGTCGCCCCGATTGGAGGAAGATGACCCTCTAGCAACACATACTCGATCGCCACCACACGCCATCGCAGCGGATGCAAAACTCCTGTCACCCACCAAAATACACAAAACACACAGCAACACAGACGATGCGGAGGGGAAGAGACGCGGGTCATGGTTTGCCAAGTTTAGACGAGGTTCCAACAGTTCCAATTCTAAGTAA
- the IDH2 gene encoding isocitrate dehydrogenase (NAD(+)) IDH2 (ancestral locus Anc_5.473), which produces MPSRKGYIYIYTNSRQPASLDFNNTYPAAYPSEQHSQLHRNGKQYQYPCNNNIMFRSSILRTTTRRLLSVKHQPSIGKYTGKPNPSTGKYTVSFIEGDGIGPEISNSVKQIFSAAKVPIEWETCDVTPLFIDGLTTIPEPAVQSINKNLVALKGPLATPIGKGHRSLNLTLRKTFGLFANVRPARSVKGFKTTYPNVDLVLIRENTEGEYSGIEHVVTPGVVQSIKLITREASERVIRYAFEYCRAIGRPRLVVVHKSTIQRLSDGLFVNVAKELSKEYPDIQFETELIDNTVLKVVSNPSSYTDAVSVCPNLYGDILSDLNSGLSAGSLGLTPSGNIGNEISIFEAVHGSAPDIAGKNMANPTALLLSSVMMLNHMGLSKHADQIENAVLSTIASGPESRTGDLAGTATTSTFTDAVIKKL; this is translated from the coding sequence ATGCCTTCGAGGAAAggttatatatatatatatacaaacAGTAGACAACCAGCATCTCTAGACTTTAACAATACTTATCCCGCTGCCTATCCTTCGGAACAACACTCACAACTTCATCGGAACGGAAAACAATACCAATACCCctgtaataataatataatgtTCAGATCATCCATACTAAGAACCACTACAAGAAGACTTCTTTCCGTAAAACATCAACCTTCCATCGGGAAATATACGGGGAAACCAAACCCTTCCACGGGGAAGTACACCGtttcattcattgaagGTGACGGTATCGGACCAGAAATCTCCAACTCCGTGAAACAAATCTTCTCCGCTGCTAAGGTCCCCATTGAATGGGAAACTTGTGACGTGACACCATTGTTCATCGATGGGTTGACCACTATCCCAGAACCTGCTGTCCAATCCATTAATAAGAATCTGGTCGCCTTGAAGGGCCCTCTAGCCACTCCAATTGGTAAGGGTCACAGATCTTTAAATCTTACATTGAGAAAAACTTTTGGTTTATTTGCTAATGTTCGTCCCGCTAGATCAGTAAAGGGGTTTAAGACCACTTATCCAAACGTCGATCTTGTATTGATTAGAGAAAACACAGAAGGTGAATATTCTGGTATTGAACATGTCGTTACCCCCGGTGTTGTACAATCCATCAAATTGATCACTAGAGAAGCCTCTGAAAGAGTCATTAGATACGCATTCGAATATTGTAGAGCCATTGGAAGACCAAGATTGGTCGTGGTGCATAAATCaacaattcaaagattatCAGATGGGTTGTTTGTTAACGTTGCCAAGGAATTATCTAAGGAATATCCTGATATTCAATTCGAAACTGAATTGATTGATAATACAGTATTGAAAGTGGTTTCTAATCCAAGCTCATACACTGATGCTGTATCCGTATGTCCAAATTTGTACGGTGATATCTTGTCTGATTTGAATTCAGGTTTAAGTGCAGGTTCCCTAGGGTTGACTCCATCAGGTAATATTGgtaatgaaatttccaTCTTTGAAGCTGTTCATGGATCTGCTCCAGATATTGCAGGTAAGAACATGGCTAATCCAACTGCATTGTTGTTATCCTCTGTAATGATGTTGAATCATATGGGTTTAAGTAAACATGCtgatcaaattgaaaatgcCGTCTTATCCACCATTGCCTCCGGTCCTGAATCAAGAACTGGTGATTTAGCTGGTACCGCAACAACATCTACTTTCACTGATGCAgtcattaaaaaattataa